The following proteins are co-located in the Fodinibius salicampi genome:
- a CDS encoding CHRD domain-containing protein, translating into MKKKRGWFIGLFAIVFVVGYACADQPLDSPSSGPEQTANLQQIEGKAHASANHDQLNFRTHLQGNNEVPAVETNAQGQATFKMSKDGSSISYKLIVSNIENVLMAHIHNAPAGENGGVVVWLYPASPPPALIEGQFQGVLAEGTITADNLVGSLAGQTLDDLIEEIKAGNTYVNVHTTQVPSGEIRGQIH; encoded by the coding sequence ATGAAGAAAAAAAGAGGATGGTTTATAGGACTGTTTGCGATAGTATTTGTTGTTGGATACGCTTGTGCAGATCAGCCGCTTGATTCACCTAGCTCAGGACCTGAGCAAACGGCCAACCTGCAACAGATAGAGGGGAAGGCCCATGCATCGGCTAATCATGATCAACTGAATTTCCGCACTCATCTTCAAGGTAATAACGAAGTTCCTGCCGTTGAAACGAATGCCCAGGGACAGGCAACATTCAAGATGAGTAAGGATGGCAGCTCTATTAGCTATAAGCTGATAGTATCCAACATTGAAAATGTTCTGATGGCTCATATCCACAATGCTCCGGCCGGAGAGAATGGCGGAGTAGTAGTTTGGCTCTATCCCGCTTCGCCTCCGCCGGCACTGATCGAAGGACAATTCCAGGGCGTACTGGCAGAAGGGACTATCACGGCGGATAACCTTGTTGGATCACTGGCAGGTCAAACATTAGACGACTTGATAGAGGAAATAAAAGCTGGAAATACGTATGTCAACGTTCATACCACTCAAGTTCCATCCGGAGAAATCCGCGGACAGATTCATTAA
- a CDS encoding M28 family metallopeptidase, translating to MKRFLLVLLMLFVFVHTSEAQDLTIDPQMYEIIDSVSADRLESDIKTLANFGTRHTMSDTTSSTRGIGAARRWIKQEFEAISDACGGCLEVHEQRTLVEADPDSRINEDTWVVNVYAVLKGNTHPNRYVIMSGDIDSRASDVMNDTIDAPGANDNATGMAGAIEAARVLSDYEFENTIIFAGLSGEEQGLYGGRHMAGMAKEEGWEIIGVLNNDMIGNIQGIDGVIDNREFRIFSEPYSANATERELQLKRFYGGENDGKSRQLARYIYETTELYMPQMDPMLIYRLDRFGRGGHHRPFNEAGFAGVRIMEAHENYTQQHQDIRTEDGIEYGDVIEHVNFNYAKKLTAVNAVVMSSLAKAPPKPENVEIGGAVEPSTTLRWEKPDSDLIKGYKIYWRPTSEPLWESQRYVGDVSEFTLENIVIDNYLFGVSAIGKDGHESVVAYPSGLIRD from the coding sequence ATGAAACGTTTTTTACTGGTTCTTCTGATGCTTTTTGTTTTTGTCCATACTTCAGAAGCACAAGATCTTACTATTGATCCCCAAATGTATGAGATCATTGATTCCGTAAGTGCCGACCGATTGGAGTCAGATATTAAAACGCTGGCTAATTTTGGTACTCGTCATACGATGTCGGATACGACCTCCTCAACGCGTGGCATCGGTGCAGCACGTCGGTGGATTAAGCAGGAGTTCGAAGCAATTAGCGATGCTTGCGGAGGCTGCCTGGAGGTTCATGAACAGCGCACCCTGGTCGAAGCCGATCCGGACAGCCGCATTAATGAAGATACCTGGGTGGTTAACGTTTATGCTGTATTGAAAGGTAACACGCATCCCAATCGGTATGTGATTATGAGTGGCGATATCGACAGCCGCGCTTCCGATGTGATGAATGATACCATTGATGCTCCCGGAGCCAATGACAACGCTACCGGAATGGCTGGCGCAATTGAAGCAGCGCGCGTGCTCTCCGATTATGAGTTTGAGAATACTATAATTTTCGCCGGACTGTCGGGCGAAGAGCAGGGGCTCTACGGCGGACGTCATATGGCGGGGATGGCCAAAGAAGAAGGCTGGGAGATCATTGGCGTACTTAATAACGATATGATCGGAAATATACAGGGCATTGACGGAGTCATCGATAACCGGGAATTCCGTATTTTTTCTGAGCCATATTCTGCAAATGCCACTGAGCGCGAGCTACAACTGAAGCGCTTTTATGGGGGGGAGAATGATGGGAAATCTCGTCAGCTGGCCCGCTATATTTACGAAACCACCGAACTTTATATGCCACAGATGGATCCCATGCTGATTTATCGTCTGGATCGTTTTGGCCGGGGTGGCCACCATCGACCGTTTAACGAAGCTGGTTTTGCAGGCGTTCGCATCATGGAAGCCCATGAAAACTATACTCAGCAGCACCAGGATATTAGAACCGAGGATGGGATCGAATATGGTGATGTTATCGAGCACGTCAATTTTAATTATGCAAAAAAATTAACAGCCGTGAATGCAGTTGTCATGTCCTCGCTAGCGAAGGCACCACCCAAGCCCGAAAATGTAGAGATTGGTGGCGCGGTAGAGCCCTCAACCACGTTGCGCTGGGAAAAACCGGATAGTGATTTGATTAAGGGATACAAAATTTACTGGCGGCCAACCTCGGAACCACTTTGGGAAAGTCAGAGATATGTGGGTGACGTCAGTGAATTTACGCTCGAAAACATCGTTATTGACAACTACCTGTTTGGAGTTTCTGCAATCGGCAAAGACGGCCATGAAAGTGTAGTAGCCTATCCCTCGGGATTAATCCGGGATTAG
- a CDS encoding TlpA family protein disulfide reductase encodes MFNSLTLAVPDKGYLISFLSIIFCLILTCPSFAQPASDTTTTEYREAPDFSLEQADGTTFRLSEYAGKVIVINIWATWCGPCRKEIPEFMELQKEMEGEVQFVGVSVDEEGWEAVRPFEEKFDINYPIVVDDGSVFDGYGPFRLIPMSFIVNKKGNLEYVAPGRIPKYKLKPILQELINR; translated from the coding sequence ATGTTCAACAGTCTGACATTAGCTGTTCCCGACAAAGGCTATTTAATATCGTTCCTATCCATTATCTTTTGCCTTATACTTACCTGCCCTTCATTTGCTCAGCCTGCTTCTGATACAACGACAACCGAATACCGGGAAGCTCCTGATTTCTCCTTGGAGCAAGCCGATGGAACCACCTTCAGGCTATCCGAATATGCAGGAAAAGTTATTGTCATCAATATTTGGGCCACATGGTGTGGACCCTGCCGTAAAGAGATCCCGGAATTTATGGAACTGCAAAAAGAAATGGAGGGTGAGGTACAGTTTGTAGGAGTTTCAGTAGATGAAGAAGGCTGGGAGGCTGTCCGTCCGTTTGAAGAAAAATTTGATATTAACTATCCCATCGTAGTAGACGACGGTTCTGTGTTCGACGGTTATGGACCTTTTCGGCTGATCCCGATGTCCTTTATCGTTAATAAAAAAGGCAATCTTGAATATGTAGCCCCCGGGAGGATTCCCAAATACAAGCTTAAGCCAATCCTCCAAGAGCTTATAAACCGTTAA
- a CDS encoding OmpA family protein — protein MKRALNIFLISFMLVAGSAVQYGCSTSEQTTQNVDTDGDGLTDVREKSLGTDPENADTDGDGLTDGEEVNEYNTDPLVADSDEDGLSDGEEVNSYNTDPNNADSDGDGLSDGEEVNEYRTDPNATDSDGDGLSDYDEIHEHNTDPNNADTDGDGFTDAQELELGTDPNNPKDPPYLREDDLGVVNFDFDRSNIDQAAARILRDNVKAIMSAGKFHIRIVGYTDHVGGDQYNLRLSQRRAEEVARFYIKNGVAESRLTIRGLGKAPVPCMDQDPGQGCRKNRRVESIPQSPFDVKPAN, from the coding sequence ATGAAAAGAGCTCTCAATATATTTTTAATTTCATTTATGCTTGTAGCCGGCTCTGCTGTTCAATACGGCTGTAGTACAAGTGAACAGACAACACAAAACGTCGATACCGATGGTGATGGATTGACTGACGTCCGGGAAAAATCTCTGGGAACTGATCCGGAAAATGCCGATACGGACGGTGACGGGCTGACCGATGGCGAAGAAGTCAATGAATATAATACCGATCCGCTGGTAGCCGACAGTGATGAAGACGGGCTTTCCGATGGAGAAGAAGTCAATTCCTACAATACGGATCCCAATAATGCAGACAGCGATGGAGACGGGTTGAGCGACGGTGAAGAAGTCAATGAGTACCGGACTGATCCCAACGCTACAGACAGTGATGGTGACGGGCTCAGTGACTACGATGAAATTCATGAACACAATACCGATCCCAACAACGCGGATACGGATGGCGATGGCTTTACGGACGCTCAGGAACTCGAGTTAGGAACTGATCCTAATAATCCAAAAGACCCACCCTATCTTCGTGAAGACGACCTTGGTGTTGTGAACTTTGATTTTGATCGCTCAAATATTGACCAGGCTGCTGCACGCATACTCCGAGATAATGTGAAGGCAATTATGAGTGCCGGTAAATTTCATATACGTATTGTAGGTTACACCGATCATGTAGGTGGTGACCAGTATAACCTTCGACTGAGTCAGCGGCGAGCTGAAGAAGTTGCCCGCTTTTACATCAAAAATGGAGTGGCAGAAAGCCGTCTTACCATACGCGGACTTGGAAAAGCACCGGTCCCCTGCATGGATCAGGATCCGGGTCAGGGATGCCGTAAAAACCGAAGGGTAGAGTCCATTCCCCAAAGTCCTTTTGACGTCAAGCCAGCGAACTGA
- a CDS encoding DUF7133 domain-containing protein: MRRILFLIFAVIFLQNCQQDASLSCTPKQTADTSLVALSDSLSKQMEWPNDLDIMAFSGPEITPSPAALAVKTTGEVFVGVDMQGSLGKDPGKGSIQRLVDCNQDGIMDTHTEFTKVNNPRGIIAMGDRVFVLHTIFSEETGKASGMDLVVFEDKNQDGIADGPAQPLIEDISNPNYLRSRGTDHATNGIRMGIDGWIYIAVGDFGFHEATDRDGTKLTMLGGGVLRVRPDGTEMEVYTHGLRNIYDVAIDPYMNIFTRGNTNDGGGWNVRFAHHVQSGEYGYPMLFKHFTEETIPALVDVGGGSGTGALYMDDDRWPAKYNHVPMMADWGRSYLYMHHVSADQGSFTQEAEKFIELPQITDLDVDGSGIMYLSAWDGAGYSGDSTKGFTVRAVPEGLNPKPFPNLQEASIRELVEHLKSGSAKVRLNAQYELLQRPEDEASGAVWQIAKDKGLSTDVRVAGIFTYAQIAGKEGIDNLVQLTGNDEVKEFALRALADRKPLVDEVPIEPFLSALESSSDRVKIAAIVGLGRLGREEAVDELLNIEIPSSFEAPETGTEGPHATPNSDIIPPHVAVKALVEIGDTEGLLNAVEQEQNELALWALRYVHEPVVPQTLIEIYNNSEDPGFKNQLLHNLARIYHKEAPYDGSWWWSTRPDTHGPYYKAVDWQSTPLIRDFLVKEWRIRSENEKQLFAEINSKYRLGIDQFGGTEADAPKEEAPRVDLEEIKNKEGQVGEASIEDVMLALEKLDGDIEQGKKLFIQQGCQACHTISQEGVQKGPFLGQIGGIMNRQQIAESILKPNASISQGFATVQISTDDNKSYTGFVTRETAEELEIRDIAGQSTTIKKSNIESRRELETSMMPSGLANALSYEEFTSLVEFLSQQVE, encoded by the coding sequence ATGCGCCGGATCCTTTTCCTAATATTTGCAGTAATATTTTTACAAAACTGTCAGCAAGATGCCTCTCTTTCCTGTACTCCAAAGCAAACAGCTGACACTTCGCTCGTTGCTCTTTCAGATTCACTGTCCAAACAGATGGAATGGCCCAATGACCTGGATATCATGGCCTTCTCAGGTCCGGAGATAACGCCAAGTCCCGCTGCCTTGGCAGTAAAAACGACCGGTGAGGTCTTCGTCGGGGTCGATATGCAAGGCTCGCTGGGCAAGGACCCCGGCAAGGGATCCATTCAGCGGCTGGTTGACTGCAATCAGGATGGCATCATGGATACGCATACAGAATTCACCAAGGTGAACAACCCTCGCGGTATTATTGCGATGGGGGATCGGGTATTTGTGCTGCATACTATTTTTTCGGAGGAGACCGGCAAGGCCTCGGGAATGGACCTGGTTGTATTTGAAGACAAGAATCAGGATGGGATCGCTGACGGCCCTGCCCAGCCGTTGATCGAAGATATCAGCAATCCTAACTACCTACGCAGCCGGGGCACCGATCATGCCACGAATGGGATCCGTATGGGAATTGACGGTTGGATCTATATTGCAGTGGGTGATTTCGGTTTTCATGAGGCTACCGATCGTGATGGCACTAAATTGACCATGCTGGGAGGCGGTGTTCTGAGGGTGCGCCCTGACGGCACCGAAATGGAAGTGTATACCCATGGGTTGCGCAATATCTATGATGTAGCTATTGACCCTTATATGAATATCTTTACACGGGGCAATACGAACGACGGCGGCGGTTGGAACGTTCGGTTCGCGCACCATGTGCAGAGTGGAGAGTATGGCTATCCCATGTTGTTCAAGCATTTCACGGAAGAGACGATTCCTGCTTTAGTTGATGTGGGGGGAGGATCCGGGACTGGTGCGCTGTATATGGATGACGACCGTTGGCCGGCCAAATACAACCACGTTCCTATGATGGCTGACTGGGGCCGCAGTTACCTGTATATGCATCACGTGAGCGCCGACCAGGGAAGCTTTACACAGGAGGCCGAAAAATTTATTGAACTTCCTCAGATTACCGACCTGGATGTTGATGGATCTGGAATTATGTACCTGTCAGCGTGGGACGGGGCGGGTTATTCGGGCGATTCCACCAAAGGTTTTACCGTGCGTGCAGTTCCGGAAGGGTTGAACCCCAAGCCATTTCCCAACTTGCAGGAAGCCTCCATCAGGGAGCTGGTCGAGCACCTGAAGTCCGGTAGTGCTAAAGTACGGTTGAATGCTCAGTATGAACTTTTGCAGCGGCCGGAAGATGAAGCGAGTGGGGCGGTATGGCAAATAGCGAAAGATAAGGGGCTTTCCACCGATGTTCGCGTGGCGGGAATTTTCACCTATGCACAGATTGCCGGCAAAGAGGGTATCGATAACTTGGTACAGTTGACGGGAAATGATGAAGTGAAAGAATTTGCATTGAGGGCACTGGCAGACCGAAAGCCATTGGTAGATGAGGTGCCCATTGAGCCCTTTTTGTCGGCTCTTGAAAGCTCTTCGGATCGTGTAAAGATAGCGGCTATTGTGGGGTTGGGCAGACTCGGACGTGAAGAGGCCGTTGATGAGCTGTTAAATATAGAGATTCCGTCCTCTTTTGAGGCTCCTGAGACCGGAACTGAAGGACCACATGCGACCCCTAATTCTGATATTATTCCACCCCATGTGGCCGTGAAAGCCTTGGTAGAGATTGGTGATACCGAAGGACTGTTGAATGCAGTCGAGCAGGAGCAAAACGAGCTGGCCCTATGGGCACTTCGATATGTTCATGAGCCAGTGGTCCCACAGACACTCATTGAGATATATAACAATAGTGAGGATCCGGGCTTTAAGAACCAGCTATTACATAACCTGGCACGTATTTATCACAAAGAAGCCCCTTATGACGGGTCTTGGTGGTGGAGTACACGTCCCGATACCCATGGCCCCTATTATAAAGCCGTGGATTGGCAATCGACGCCATTGATTCGCGATTTTTTAGTGAAGGAATGGCGAATACGTTCGGAAAATGAGAAACAACTTTTTGCCGAGATCAACAGTAAATATCGGTTGGGGATAGACCAATTTGGAGGTACCGAGGCCGATGCACCCAAAGAAGAAGCGCCGCGGGTAGATCTGGAAGAGATCAAGAATAAGGAAGGTCAGGTTGGCGAGGCATCAATTGAAGATGTAATGTTAGCTCTGGAGAAGCTCGACGGCGATATTGAACAGGGCAAGAAGTTATTTATTCAACAGGGATGCCAGGCGTGCCACACGATTAGCCAGGAAGGAGTACAAAAAGGCCCTTTCCTGGGGCAGATTGGTGGTATCATGAATCGCCAGCAGATTGCTGAATCAATCTTGAAGCCCAACGCTTCTATATCTCAGGGGTTTGCAACGGTACAAATTAGTACGGATGACAATAAAAGTTATACTGGTTTTGTGACTCGGGAAACAGCGGAGGAACTGGAGATTCGGGATATCGCCGGGCAGTCCACAACTATTAAAAAATCCAATATTGAAAGTCGCCGGGAGCTGGAGACCTCTATGATGCCTAGCGGGCTCGCCAATGCCTTGTCGTACGAGGAATTTACATCGCTGGTGGAATTTCTGTCGCAGCAGGTAGAATAG
- a CDS encoding GAF domain-containing sensor histidine kinase translates to MEAPKPSNEFERLIELAELDLDYSNLEENLEDLTELATRIVGTEASEVNLIDSYTQWTVAGGESGMQQKPREQSVCQYTILDEEPLEIKDLREDERFKEQPYVIEDPFLRYYYGVPLKTSNGANIGSLCVLDSDPKDLSPEKKELLEMISKQVVRRLEAIQKIKDLENKIGELNKTNKKVSHDIRNPISGIIGVAEIIEDEVKNEQIDEILELVEMIKKGGHSLLELVEEIMEKEDEKGQLGENKFDCDGFCQKLKELYQPQAKSKGVNLTIKPSKNTDSVFFSKKELLQIVGNLISNAIKFTEEDDIVDVEIKVEETKEAHKKNNLNIKVEDTGIGMPPEKVKEIMQGTATSEGGTGGEKGYGFGLSLVHHLVQKANGQMQVNSEEGKGTIFVVQLPV, encoded by the coding sequence ATGGAAGCCCCTAAACCATCGAATGAATTTGAGCGTCTTATAGAACTTGCAGAACTGGATCTGGATTACAGCAACCTCGAAGAAAATCTTGAAGATCTGACAGAACTGGCTACTCGAATTGTAGGTACCGAAGCATCGGAGGTAAATCTCATAGATAGTTATACTCAGTGGACCGTAGCAGGGGGTGAATCGGGCATGCAGCAAAAGCCTCGGGAACAATCCGTATGCCAATATACGATCTTAGATGAGGAGCCTCTCGAAATCAAAGATTTACGTGAAGATGAACGTTTCAAAGAGCAACCGTATGTAATTGAGGATCCCTTCCTGCGCTATTATTATGGTGTACCCCTTAAAACCTCTAACGGAGCCAATATAGGTAGTTTATGCGTACTCGATTCAGATCCCAAAGATCTTTCACCTGAAAAAAAGGAACTGCTGGAAATGATCAGCAAACAAGTGGTCAGGCGACTTGAAGCTATACAAAAGATTAAAGACCTGGAAAATAAAATAGGGGAACTCAACAAAACCAATAAGAAGGTAAGCCACGACATCCGGAATCCGATTTCCGGCATCATCGGTGTTGCTGAAATTATTGAAGATGAGGTTAAGAACGAGCAGATTGATGAAATCCTAGAACTCGTTGAGATGATTAAAAAAGGGGGACATAGTCTGCTGGAACTTGTTGAAGAAATTATGGAGAAAGAAGATGAGAAAGGTCAACTCGGGGAAAACAAATTCGACTGTGATGGCTTTTGCCAAAAACTAAAGGAATTATATCAGCCCCAGGCAAAATCAAAAGGGGTGAATTTAACTATTAAACCGTCAAAAAACACCGACAGCGTTTTTTTTTCTAAAAAAGAGCTTCTTCAAATCGTTGGAAATCTCATCAGTAACGCGATTAAATTCACTGAAGAGGACGATATCGTTGATGTGGAGATAAAGGTTGAAGAAACCAAGGAAGCACATAAAAAGAATAACCTGAATATCAAGGTAGAAGATACCGGTATCGGGATGCCGCCGGAAAAAGTAAAAGAAATTATGCAAGGAACGGCAACCTCTGAAGGAGGTACCGGGGGAGAAAAAGGATATGGTTTTGGACTATCGCTGGTTCATCATCTGGTCCAGAAAGCAAATGGACAGATGCAGGTAAACTCGGAAGAAGGTAAAGGGACAATATTTGTCGTTCAGCTTCCTGTGTAA
- a CDS encoding TonB-dependent receptor plug domain-containing protein, translating to MVFLKDFILQNGTITKKKYWSTLLLFLFSFFLAMPATAQETETLDTLVVSKEVVISSSRVPQTAAGSGRNITIVPAEMIEDMPAHTTDEVLRYVSGIEVQSRGAFGTQSDFSLRGSTFSQVLVLIDGMRINDPLTAHFNANIPVAPAEIKRIEVLHGPAAAQYGADAVGGVINIITHTFGERGGEETTDAHLKAGYGQNDLKLGRAGFFHRDEDYRISGGGMWHKSPGQQLTDDYKNRFNIGNASVSGGFKLSENWDLAIRTGYDYRDFNARYFYTASPLDEATERVTAWWNQMRLQRTSENSLTTLKGSFKRNTDRFVFNPDFPANEHTTTLGSLQLNQYRQLSSQWDWTYGVQFDNRFIRSTDRGDHNNWHYAGFSMLQWKPTNPLTFSGSLRLDHDESYGTEIMPQLSMSYQREQWILRASGGRSMRAPSFTERFISTNLEGPLTEGRNVGNPWLKAERSWSGEAGIDLFPIQNMRISATGFLRESSKLIDYVMRSYNEIRNNDNLTPDASYLYAENINSVQTGGIETEMSVSSKLGKSWVLNSTVGYSFTDFLNDPNVASKYISNYARHLVNGVVALRRGNFEGAITGLWKQRQSDSAESISAFKSADYSLWNAKISYRITENFTVGIQVDNLFDAEYQDILGARMPGRWALASISWNL from the coding sequence ATGGTTTTTCTTAAAGATTTTATCCTCCAAAACGGAACGATTACTAAAAAGAAATACTGGTCCACTTTATTGCTATTTCTCTTTTCTTTCTTTTTAGCAATGCCTGCGACCGCACAGGAGACCGAAACGCTCGACACGCTGGTGGTTTCAAAAGAGGTGGTAATTTCCTCAAGCAGGGTGCCTCAGACAGCAGCAGGATCGGGACGAAATATAACGATTGTGCCGGCTGAAATGATTGAAGATATGCCCGCCCATACGACCGATGAAGTTCTTCGTTATGTCTCAGGTATAGAAGTGCAGTCAAGGGGTGCATTTGGGACTCAATCAGATTTTAGCCTTCGCGGCAGTACTTTTTCACAGGTTTTGGTATTAATCGACGGCATGCGAATCAACGATCCTCTTACCGCACACTTTAATGCAAATATTCCTGTAGCACCGGCAGAAATAAAACGAATTGAGGTACTGCACGGTCCGGCAGCCGCCCAGTATGGCGCCGATGCCGTTGGTGGAGTGATCAATATTATTACGCATACATTTGGTGAGCGAGGTGGAGAGGAAACCACTGATGCCCATCTGAAAGCGGGTTATGGACAGAACGATTTGAAATTAGGTCGTGCCGGTTTTTTCCATCGGGATGAGGACTATCGTATAAGTGGGGGCGGCATGTGGCACAAAAGTCCGGGCCAGCAATTGACAGATGACTATAAGAATCGATTCAATATCGGAAATGCCTCGGTTTCCGGAGGTTTTAAACTGAGTGAAAACTGGGATTTAGCCATTCGAACCGGGTATGATTACCGGGATTTTAACGCCCGATATTTTTATACGGCTAGTCCTCTTGATGAGGCTACGGAAAGGGTAACGGCCTGGTGGAACCAAATGCGTCTTCAGCGGACATCAGAAAATAGCCTGACTACTCTAAAAGGGTCATTTAAGCGTAATACCGATCGTTTTGTTTTTAATCCTGATTTTCCGGCAAACGAGCATACCACAACACTTGGATCATTGCAGTTGAATCAGTATCGACAGTTATCTTCTCAATGGGATTGGACGTATGGCGTTCAATTCGACAATCGATTCATCAGGAGTACTGACCGGGGAGATCATAATAATTGGCATTATGCCGGGTTTTCAATGCTACAGTGGAAACCGACCAATCCTTTGACTTTCTCCGGAAGCCTCCGGCTGGATCATGATGAAAGTTATGGTACCGAAATAATGCCGCAGCTAAGCATGTCTTATCAGCGGGAACAATGGATTTTGCGGGCTTCCGGCGGGAGAAGCATGCGTGCCCCAAGCTTTACAGAGCGATTTATATCTACAAATTTAGAAGGGCCACTGACCGAAGGGCGAAATGTTGGCAATCCCTGGCTGAAGGCTGAGCGCTCGTGGTCAGGAGAAGCGGGTATTGATCTTTTTCCCATTCAAAATATGCGGATCTCTGCTACCGGATTTCTTCGGGAGTCATCAAAGCTTATTGACTATGTAATGAGGAGTTATAATGAGATTCGAAATAATGATAACCTCACGCCCGACGCAAGCTATCTGTATGCGGAAAATATCAACAGTGTACAAACCGGCGGCATAGAGACGGAAATGTCTGTAAGCAGTAAGCTCGGAAAGAGTTGGGTTTTAAACAGTACAGTAGGCTATTCCTTTACGGATTTCTTGAATGATCCAAATGTAGCCTCTAAGTATATATCAAACTACGCCCGTCATTTAGTGAATGGTGTTGTGGCCCTTAGACGGGGAAATTTTGAGGGGGCCATAACGGGACTTTGGAAGCAGCGCCAATCAGATAGTGCGGAAAGTATTAGCGCGTTTAAAAGTGCTGATTACAGCTTGTGGAATGCAAAGATTAGTTACCGGATTACAGAAAATTTTACGGTTGGAATTCAGGTTGATAATCTTTTTGATGCAGAATATCAGGATATTTTAGGAGCCCGAATGCCCGGGCGCTGGGCTTTGGCCAGCATAAGTTGGAATCTTTAA
- a CDS encoding M20 family peptidase: MNLYHQCVFIAFSLVVFACGPTQSINPQQDQTTSLYEIDEENAVHRLSRGIKHQTVSLEDTAEINFEPYEEFISFLEENYPNFHQKTERKRIGEFSLLFKWEGSNPNLQPALLMGHYDVVPSSADTDSLWSYAPFGGEIREGFVWGRGALDDKSGIMSILEAVEYLSERDFQPERTFYIALHHDEEVGGVQGAQQVAAYLEEEGVELKFLVDEGLPIAEEILEGVEVPLAMIGVAEKGSVNIELTYRQDGGHSSMPPRSTVIGTLSRAVNRIERRPMKAHYSGLILETLEPLIPYMSFTQRLAFNNTWLFRGLIKRKLSRNIATNAALRTTAAKTIFEAGFKENVLPIEGRVIINFRVHPNDTIEDVRRYVRNRIDNEDINIRVLERARNPSPVSNTHAAPYQMLKRTIEESFDQALISPSLFVAASDSRHFHNLTSNIYRFRPIRATHDDRPRVHGIDERISIDNYMEMIQFQIRLIKNSAGKME; encoded by the coding sequence ATGAATCTGTATCACCAGTGTGTTTTTATTGCGTTTAGCTTGGTGGTATTTGCATGTGGACCCACTCAATCAATAAACCCACAACAAGACCAAACGACTTCTTTATATGAAATTGATGAAGAAAACGCAGTCCACCGGCTAAGCCGGGGAATAAAGCATCAAACAGTTTCCCTGGAAGACACGGCGGAAATTAACTTTGAGCCTTATGAAGAGTTCATTTCTTTTTTGGAGGAAAATTATCCGAATTTCCATCAAAAGACAGAACGCAAGCGTATTGGGGAATTCAGCTTGTTATTTAAGTGGGAGGGGAGTAATCCGAATCTTCAGCCGGCCCTGTTGATGGGGCATTATGATGTGGTTCCTTCGAGTGCAGATACCGATTCACTCTGGAGTTATGCTCCATTTGGAGGAGAGATCAGGGAAGGTTTTGTTTGGGGTCGGGGAGCACTGGATGACAAAAGCGGTATAATGTCCATCCTGGAAGCAGTAGAATATTTATCGGAACGCGATTTTCAGCCAGAGCGAACGTTTTACATAGCGCTTCACCACGATGAAGAAGTGGGCGGAGTACAAGGAGCACAACAAGTAGCTGCCTACTTGGAGGAGGAGGGAGTAGAGCTGAAATTTCTGGTGGATGAAGGCTTGCCTATAGCAGAAGAAATTCTTGAGGGAGTGGAGGTCCCGCTGGCTATGATCGGGGTTGCCGAAAAAGGGTCGGTTAACATTGAGCTTACCTACCGTCAGGATGGCGGCCATTCTTCGATGCCTCCCCGGTCTACCGTTATCGGGACGTTGAGCCGGGCCGTTAATCGTATTGAACGCCGGCCAATGAAAGCCCATTACAGCGGACTTATTCTAGAAACACTAGAACCGCTGATTCCCTACATGAGTTTTACGCAGCGACTGGCCTTTAATAATACTTGGCTATTCAGGGGACTGATAAAACGCAAGTTAAGCCGGAATATAGCTACCAATGCCGCCCTGCGTACGACTGCTGCCAAAACGATTTTTGAAGCGGGATTCAAAGAGAATGTGCTTCCAATCGAGGGACGTGTGATTATTAATTTCAGGGTGCATCCCAACGACACTATTGAAGATGTAAGGCGATATGTTCGTAATCGTATTGATAACGAGGATATCAATATTCGCGTGTTAGAGCGGGCCCGTAATCCGTCTCCGGTATCCAACACGCATGCGGCCCCATATCAAATGCTGAAACGTACCATTGAAGAGTCATTTGACCAGGCGCTGATTTCTCCCTCGTTGTTTGTAGCTGCCAGTGATTCGCGCCACTTTCATAATTTAACTTCTAATATCTATCGTTTTCGGCCCATTCGTGCTACACACGACGATCGTCCTCGCGTACATGGTATTGATGAACGAATCAGTATTGATAACTATATGGAGATGATTCAGTTCCAGATTCGCTTGATTAAAAATAGTGCAGGTAAAATGGAATAG